From Zavarzinella sp., one genomic window encodes:
- a CDS encoding beta-propeller fold lactonase family protein produces the protein MLDVSSDGKMLLVANTDNGTVSVVDLITSKVLREIVVGDHPEAVSWLGSSKSAIVTVYRDDKVLLLDAETGKVTATIKTEAEPYGVVTTKNGSKAYVSHDYPGVISEIDVASQKVVRTMSAGKWARGLAISPDEKTLYCSNFFTADLTALDVGSGKIKDSWPGKSIDNLARNVVVHPSRPKAYLPHIRSRVHVFDARGSIIPELSVVSTHDNKEEKRRGSLSLDTFNGVYVVANPWEAAISPDGKQFFIVYSGTDDMNYCTVVDDDYREVEQAGVIRVGKHPRAVIFSPDSKRAYVYNTMDFQVQVLDTTGSRPRTLQTITVCDPPHTPEWVRGKILFQTANPPLTRAKWISCSSCHPDGAQDGRIWQNPEGDRRTPPLFGLAHTHPLHWSADRDEVQDFEYTIRGKLMAGRGLALGAIKPRTEFLKPSELEEKLSGRSKDLDALAIYTNSFQPKLSPHIPEPGKLSESALRGKELFFSKEVACATCHSGSYYTDSTLQKPFKLHDVGTGGDEREKMGSKYDTPTLIGVYRNDTFLHDGRAKSLLEVLTVHNKNDAHGKTSHLKPEQLEDLVAFMKSLPYETPPDNTPNTVPHRVILQRPEKTTTQKEPSDAGGGK, from the coding sequence TTGTTAGACGTTTCTTCTGATGGCAAAATGTTGCTGGTGGCCAATACGGATAATGGCACCGTCTCTGTGGTAGATTTAATTACCAGCAAGGTGCTTCGCGAAATTGTGGTGGGAGACCATCCCGAAGCCGTTTCCTGGCTGGGAAGCAGCAAAAGTGCGATTGTTACGGTCTATCGAGATGACAAAGTCCTTCTCCTTGACGCTGAAACAGGCAAAGTAACCGCCACCATTAAGACGGAAGCAGAACCATACGGTGTTGTAACCACAAAAAATGGCAGCAAGGCCTATGTATCCCACGATTACCCAGGGGTGATTAGTGAGATTGACGTTGCCAGCCAGAAAGTGGTACGCACCATGTCTGCAGGCAAGTGGGCACGTGGGCTGGCCATCAGCCCGGATGAAAAAACTTTATACTGCAGCAATTTTTTCACTGCCGATCTTACTGCACTGGATGTGGGATCAGGCAAGATCAAAGATAGTTGGCCAGGAAAATCGATTGATAATCTGGCCCGCAATGTGGTGGTGCACCCGAGTCGACCGAAAGCCTATCTGCCCCACATCCGCAGTCGGGTGCACGTCTTCGATGCCCGTGGGTCGATTATTCCCGAACTGAGCGTGGTATCTACCCACGATAACAAGGAAGAAAAACGCCGTGGTTCGCTGTCACTGGATACCTTCAACGGCGTTTACGTCGTTGCCAATCCGTGGGAAGCGGCAATCAGCCCAGATGGGAAGCAGTTTTTCATCGTATATTCCGGCACAGACGATATGAATTATTGCACCGTAGTAGATGATGATTACCGTGAAGTGGAACAGGCGGGCGTCATTCGTGTCGGAAAACACCCGCGTGCGGTGATTTTCAGCCCGGACAGCAAGCGTGCTTATGTTTACAACACAATGGATTTTCAGGTGCAGGTGCTGGATACAACCGGCAGTCGACCACGCACCTTGCAAACGATTACTGTCTGCGATCCACCCCACACACCAGAATGGGTGCGTGGAAAAATCCTTTTTCAAACAGCAAATCCACCACTGACCCGTGCAAAGTGGATTTCCTGCTCTTCCTGCCACCCCGATGGGGCGCAGGATGGCAGAATCTGGCAGAATCCAGAAGGGGATCGTCGCACACCGCCTTTATTTGGCCTGGCTCATACCCACCCGTTGCATTGGTCGGCTGATCGCGATGAAGTCCAGGATTTTGAATACACCATTCGTGGTAAGTTGATGGCTGGCAGGGGCTTAGCGCTTGGAGCCATTAAACCTCGCACAGAATTTCTGAAACCTAGCGAGTTGGAAGAAAAATTGTCTGGTCGTTCAAAGGATCTGGACGCACTTGCGATTTATACGAACTCATTTCAGCCGAAATTGTCGCCCCACATTCCAGAACCCGGGAAACTATCCGAAAGTGCCCTGCGTGGGAAGGAATTGTTCTTCAGCAAGGAAGTCGCGTGTGCCACCTGCCATTCGGGCAGTTATTACACGGACAGCACCTTACAGAAGCCATTCAAGCTTCACGATGTTGGAACAGGTGGGGATGAACGGGAAAAAATGGGATCGAAATATGACACCCCCACATTAATTGGGGTGTATCGTAACGATACTTTCCTGCACGATGGGCGGGCAAAATCGCTACTGGAAGTGCTGACGGTGCACAATAAAAATGATGCCCACGGCAAAACCAGTCACCTGAAACCAGAACAATTGGAAGACCTGGTGGCTTTCATGAAGTCGCTGCCTTATGAAACCCCACCGGACAACACACCCAATACCGTGCCGCACCGCGTGATATTGCAACGACCAGAGAAAACTACTACCCAGAAAGAACCCAGCGATGCAGGTGGGGGCAAATAG
- a CDS encoding DUF1501 domain-containing protein — protein sequence MKAIARRTFLRMGATLPCLAGSQASVRAEDLRPTAKSVILIWLDGGPSHLETFDIKPDAPAEVRGPAKAIETTVPGIRISEWLPRTAQVMKHLTLVRSLTSPLGEHGIANQYLMTGYQPSPALTYPSFGSITAWAQKTPQVLPPYVAIPEYRPYAGAGFLGKQYQPFATGGDPAKADFEVADLDFYPGLNDVRVKRRQSFLERLDNSHKSDVSPHDFARAFELSSNREVKKAFDLHQENQKTRTEYGSRTIGQSCLLARRLVEHQVPFVLIHHPGWDTHNNLLLRLKEGYTGAKVGVGLVPLLDQAYATLITDLHQRGLLASTLVVMMGEFGRTPKLNTAGGRDHWPRVFSAVLAGGGLPAGCVIGASDAMGESPKERPVTPADLLSTLFTRLGIAPHTELQTPDGRPIMVNQHGKPIKELL from the coding sequence ATGAAAGCAATCGCACGCAGAACGTTCTTGCGAATGGGTGCCACATTGCCATGTCTGGCAGGATCTCAAGCAAGCGTACGTGCTGAAGATCTCCGCCCCACTGCAAAATCGGTAATTCTCATCTGGCTGGACGGTGGGCCAAGTCATCTGGAAACGTTTGACATCAAGCCGGACGCACCTGCAGAAGTGCGTGGGCCTGCAAAGGCGATTGAAACCACGGTCCCAGGGATTCGCATCTCAGAATGGTTGCCACGCACCGCACAGGTGATGAAGCACCTCACGCTGGTGCGGTCGCTGACTTCACCTTTAGGCGAACATGGGATCGCCAACCAGTACCTGATGACTGGCTACCAGCCTAGCCCCGCGTTAACTTATCCCAGCTTCGGCTCTATCACTGCATGGGCTCAGAAAACTCCTCAGGTGCTGCCACCTTACGTGGCGATACCAGAATACCGCCCATATGCGGGTGCCGGCTTTCTGGGCAAACAATATCAACCGTTTGCCACCGGTGGGGATCCGGCAAAAGCCGATTTTGAAGTGGCTGACCTGGACTTTTACCCCGGCTTGAATGATGTGCGGGTGAAAAGACGACAAAGCTTCCTGGAAAGATTAGATAACTCTCATAAATCAGATGTTTCGCCACATGATTTTGCCAGAGCGTTTGAACTGAGCAGCAACCGCGAAGTGAAGAAAGCGTTCGATTTGCATCAGGAAAATCAGAAAACACGGACGGAATATGGCTCCCGAACCATTGGCCAAAGCTGTTTGCTGGCCCGTCGGCTGGTGGAACATCAGGTGCCATTTGTGTTAATTCACCACCCTGGGTGGGATACACACAACAATCTCTTATTGCGGCTGAAAGAGGGGTATACCGGAGCCAAAGTGGGTGTGGGTCTGGTGCCGCTGCTGGATCAGGCCTATGCCACCTTGATTACCGATCTGCATCAGCGTGGGCTGCTTGCAAGCACGCTCGTAGTCATGATGGGCGAGTTTGGCCGCACACCCAAGCTGAACACGGCAGGTGGGCGGGATCACTGGCCACGTGTGTTTTCCGCAGTGCTTGCAGGTGGGGGACTGCCTGCAGGGTGCGTCATTGGGGCTAGCGATGCCATGGGCGAAAGCCCCAAAGAACGCCCGGTAACTCCTGCAGATTTGCTCAGCACACTCTTCACCCGCCTGGGGATTGCACCGCACACAGAGTTGCAGACGCCAGACGGTCGCCCCATCATGGTGAATCAACACGGCAAACCGATCAAGGAACTGTTGTGA